Proteins from a single region of Trichoderma asperellum chromosome 3, complete sequence:
- a CDS encoding uncharacterized protein (EggNog:ENOG41), with amino-acid sequence MDAGREAALILHKKLGPDKVIFSGDDHDAHRGLGKRGPFFYMLAQAEEITPVCSVFPADTEDVVSIIDIVREAGATFAVKSGGHSTYSSGSNAETGININLSRLKDINISEDRKFVTVGSGCRFGEIYSELENLNLGCVGGRVSSVGVGGLVLGGGLSFFSSERGLACDNVISYELVLVNGQVLKVTRESYPDLFWAMRGAGLCFGIVTRFELKTFEMGKIWGGSRTYAHEHEMAVLDNFSRFVQIEAVDDPLAHSYIVGIDAAKDGNCVYSVTMSHGSPKEPPAFDDFKQLTPLDSTTQTRTLKSLCDELDTHMEPGVRYHAPALTIKYDRGTLKEIINLYAKGVELLKDQDDFAPAFVCQPLLPNMLPKDDIGNAMGIKAEDGPLILFTPVWRWTNIKHDESIYKAVNVFMEKAEKAARARGTFHRYRVLNYSAAYQDIYGGYGEENRKRLLEIRAKYDPDDIMSKLRPGIIQLLPKRSDDV; translated from the exons ATGGACGCTGGCAGAGAAGCT GCCTTGATCCTTCACAAAAAGCTAGGTCCTGATAAGGTGATCTTTTCTGGCGATGATCATGATGCTCATCGGGGCTTGGGCAAACGTGGTCCTTTTTTCTACATGTTAGCTCAGGCGGAAGAGATCACTCCTGTTTGCAGTGTTTTCCCAGCGGATACCGAAGACGTAGTCTCAATTATTGATATTGTACGGGAGGCTGGGGCTACATTTGCCGTCAAGTCTGGTGGCCATAGCACCTATAGCTCTGGTTCTAACGCCGAGACTGGCATCAATATCAATCTAAGTCGGctaaaagatattaatatttctGAAGATCGGAAATTTGTTACTGTGGGAAGCGGCTGCAGATTTGGCGAGATTTATAGCGAGCTGGAGAATCTCAATCTTGGCTGTGTTGGAGGAAGGGTTTCGAGCGTTGGGGTCGGAGGACTTGTTTTGGGAG GtggtctctctttcttttcttccgaAAGAGGCCTTGCGTGCGATAATGTCATAAGCTACGAG CTCGTTCTTGTCAACGGCCAAGTGCTAAAAGTCACTCGTGAATCATATCCTGACTTATTCTGGGCTATGAGAGGCGCTGGCTTGTGTTTTGGAATTGTTACTCGTTTCGAGCTTAAAACTTTCGAAATGGGAAAGATTTGGGGAGGTTCCCGAACATATGCTCACGAGCATGAGATGGCAGTCCTTGACAACTTTAGCAGGTTTGTTCAAATAGAAGCCGTGGACGATCCTTTGGCACACTCTTATATCGTTGGAATCGACGCTGCAAAAGACGGTAACTGCGTTTATAGTGTGACCATGTCGCACGGAAGCCCCAAAGAACCCCCAGCTTTTGATGACTTTAAGCAGCTTACGCCCCTTGATTCCACGACTCAAACTCGTACCTTGAAGAGTCTGTGCGACGAGCTTGATACTCACATGGAACCAGGAGTTAG GTACCATGCTCCCGCACTGACCATTAAGTATGATCGAGGAACATTGAAGGAAATCATTAATCTCTATGCCAAAGGAGTAGAACTTTTAAAAGACCAGGATGATTTTGCACCAGCATTCGTATGCCAGCCCTTACTCCCTAATATGCTGCCAAAGGACGACATCGGCAATGCAATGGGGATTAAGGCCGAGGATGGGCCATTGATTC tattcACTCCCGTTTGGAGGTGGACTAACATTAAGCACGATGAATCAATCTACAAGGCAGTAAATGTATTCATGGAAAAGGCTGAAAAGGCAGCCAGAGCTCGTGGCACATTCCACAGGTACAGAGTGCTTAACTATTCGGCCGCCTATCAAGACATTTATGGTGGATATGGCGAAGAAAACCGGAAGCGCCTTTTGGAGATTAGAGCCAAATATGACCCGGACGATATAATGTCGAAGCTTCGCCCCGGTATTATACAGCTCCTGCCTAAAAGGAGTGATGATGTGTAA
- a CDS encoding uncharacterized protein (EggNog:ENOG41~CAZy:CE1~SECRETED:SignalP(1-20)), translating to MKVIGLSLLALSATYASAAAQYTGGDTSGCGKSHWFNGITQYRIIKSSGVDRSYGIHLPSNYSKNNQYPTILGFHGSSSIGLFFEADTGLDSSKYIGDKIMVYPNGLGGAWAGANYSKASVQEDLQFVWDMLVDLRRNYCIDSARIYATGLSIGGGFVDTIACNATVGGEFAAFAPASGSFYTNNDANHENCEPARVPVPILEFHGGADTDVKYDGGEGEGGIEPAIPDWLSWWAQRNQCEEKYDQEDLFDDDVHHLSWTCNGQTGVVQHYKTDDQKHDWASTEINFSQIAAGDLPTHISASAIIQDFFMAFTRPEA from the exons ATGAAAGTTATAGGCCTCAGCTTACTCGCTCTGTCCGCGACCTACGCGTCGGCAGCCGCACAGTACACCGGGGGCGATACATCTGGTTGCGGCAAGAGTCACTGGTTCAACGGCATCACGCAGTACCGCATAATCAAATCAAGTGGCGTAGATCGCAGTTACGGAATACATCTACCGTCAAATTACTCTAAGAATAACCAGTATCCAACTATTCTAGGTTTCCATGGCTCAAGCAGTATTGGTCTCTTCTTCGAGGCTGATACTGGCCTCGATAGCTCCAAGTATATAGGAGACAAGATCATGGTATATCCGAACGGGCTCGGGGGAGCATGGGCTGGTGCAAATTATTCCAAAGCCTCAGTCCAAGAAGATCTTCAGTTCGTTTGGGATATGTTGGTGGACTTGAGGCGAAATTACTGCATTGACAGTGCCCGGATCTACGCTACTGGCCTGTCTATTGGCGGCGGTTTTGTTGATACCATTGCTTGCAATGCCACTGTTGGCGGCGAGTTTGCGGCTTTCGCCCCTGCATCCGGGTCTTTCTATACCAACAACGATGCCAATCATGAAAACTGTGAGCCTGCTCGTGTGCCTGTGCCAATTCTCGAGTTCCATGGGGGCGCCGATACAGATGTCAAATATGATGGTGGCGAAGGCGAAGGAGGCATTGAGCCCGCCATTCCAGATTG GCTGAGCTGGTGGGCGCAACGAAACCAGTGCGAAGAGAAATACGATCAAGAGGACCTATTTGATGACGACGTTCACCACCTTAGCTGGACGTGCAATGGCCAGACTGGTGTGGTACAACATTACAAGACTGATGATCAGA AGCACGACTGGGCTTCGACAGAGATCAACTTTTCTCAAATAGCAGCGGGAGACTTGCCAACACATATATCGGCCAGTGCTATCATACAGGATTTTTTCATGGCGTTCACTCGTCCGGAAGCTTAG
- a CDS encoding uncharacterized protein (SECRETED:SignalP(1-23)~MEROPS:MER0032443), with the protein MLKSICTSSLLLLSTGFISTSSAFQEAQVHLTAGAKQHQVDPAILAALEKYPDPVDAFVALHPEAAEQLAEPRLLRVFGESSARWMTEGDKMRLKRQGKQFTDITGHEDFYKEQVNALAGKAHLPKLSHHGLVRSLLPLVSIDKMHDVLEHMTSYYTRYFNSVTGERSSQWLHDHIAEIIKNAPFHTHISLEFFTHTFPQSSIIARFEPKVRDFSQPLTIIGAHQDSMNYLFPLLPAPGADDDCSGTVSILEAFRVLAESGFVPTNGPVEFHWYAAEEGGLLGSQAVARYKKESGAKIGAMMEFDMTAFIAKNATESIGFIKTEADAPLTSWAAALANEYISIPAEIFTLPAGAGSDYMSYTQLGYPAAFASEGNPAAGEYDSYIHTDKDTMNVDDETGTFSIEHMARFSELAIAFVIEQAGWNNKWR; encoded by the exons ATGCTGAAGTCCATCTGTACCAGCTCGCTGCTCCTGCTGAGCACGGGCTTTATCTCCACCAGCTCCGCGTTCCAGGAAGCGCAAGTCCATCTCACCGCTGGAGCCAAGCAGCATCAAGTTGACCCGGCCATTCTTGCTGCTCTGGAGAAATATCCTGACCCTGTTGATGCCTTTGTTGCGCTGCATCCCGAGGCCGCTGAACAGCTGGCTGAGCCGCGCTTGCTGCGCGTCTTTGGCGAATCAAGTGCTCGGTGGATGACAGAAGGAGACAAGATGCGCCTCAAACGCCAGGGAAAGCAATTCACCGATATTACTGGTCACGAGGACTTCTACAAAGAGCAAGTTAACGCATTGGCTGGTAAAGCTC ACTTGCCCAAGCTCAGCCATCATGGACTTGTGAGATCTTTGTTGCCTCTTGTCTCTATTGATAAGATGCACGATGTACTCGAGCACATGACAAGCTATTATACACGATACTTTAACAGTGTCACTGGCGAGCGAAGCTCGCAGTGGCTTCACGATCATATTGCCGAG ATCATCAAGAATGCCCCGTTCCATACTCACATATCTCTCGAGTTTTTTACCCATACATTCCCTCAATCTTCCATTATTGCTCGATTTGAGCCCAAAGTGAGAGATTTCTCGCAGCCATTGACCATTATCGGCGCACACCAGGACTCGATGAACTACCTATTCCCGCTACTTCCTGCTCCCGGTGCAGATGATGATTGCTCTGGTACAGTGAGCATTCTCGAGGCTTTCCGTGTTCTCGCAGAGAGCGGGTTCGTTCCTACTAATGGACCAGTTGAGTTCCATTGGTATGCTGCCGAGGAAGGCGGTTTGCTGGGCAGCCAGGCCGTTGCGCGATATAAGAAAGAGTCAGGAGCTAAAATCGGCGCCATGATGGAGTTT GATATGACGGCGTTTATTGCCAAAAATGCCACCGAGTCTATTGGATTCATCAAGACTGAGGCGGATGCGCCGTTGACGAGCTGGGCAGCGGCGCTGGCCAACGAATATATTTCCATTCCTGCCGAAATATTCACGCTACCTGC TGGTGCTGGTTCGGACTACATGTCTTATACTCAGCTTGGCTACCCCGCTGCCTTTGCGTCGGAAGGCAATCCCGCCGCTGGTGAATACGACTCGTATATTCATACTGATAAGGACACAATGAACGTTGATGATGAGACTGGAACCTTCTCCATTGAG CACATGGCACGCTTTTCTGAGCTTGCCATTGCATTCGTCATTGAGCAGGCTGGCTGGAACAACAAGTGGAGGTAA
- a CDS encoding uncharacterized protein (EggNog:ENOG41) has translation MGERPRLTHGEYTIGWVCALSIERTAAIYMLDDRHKDLPNSANDHNAYNLGRIGKHNVVIAGLPKGRADNNNAATVAAQMLSTFPKIRLTLMVGVGGGIPDKTRLGDVVICSPTDTNGGVIQWDKGKEEYNGFKRQGCLTGPPTAGLTALSSFEADPDTSPTMRSHLNGIDKGFLKLEALEDILFESDYNHVSDAKDCSGCDKERMIKREPRSIYPTVHYGLIASGNKKVKDSRRRDQLYKEYNKNLFCIEMEAAGLMNDFPCVVIRGICDYADSHANDKWQNYAAAVAAACAKTYLGVVPEYEIHRLQPAPASITSGIIQNSREYAASSSPPVLAPKIFGNAEVVEPEAIKSRDADYYSDLPSEFYSSSPPITPDKPKLKHSDWTYLESGEEIRNKDQLFQQFMEMLLQHGGSSLEILAQKQGIEAALKTQPFTPQDGIECKGYANDDRGTRFNTTDFAPTQPLSNDDDSGPSPGIKRGQTFPMDEYSSTNRTVLFDAIVEGNITTIKRLLQKGLDLEMIDEFGLTPLWRAVISGQQHVIQLLIEKGASIEAKNHHGQNILGWAVAKDRIDLIELLGYN, from the exons ATGGGTGAGCGACCGCGTCTAACACACGGAGAGTACACCATTGGGTGGGTTTGTGCTCTATCAATTGAGCGAACAGCGGCGATATACATGCTCGACGACAGGCATAAAGATCTCCCCAACTCAGCAAATGATCACAATGCATACAATCTTGGAAGAATCGGTAAACATAATGTCGTTATCGCAGGCTTGCCCAAAGGCAGGGCTGATAACAATAACGCAGCAACAGTTGCAGCTCAAATGTTATCTACTTTTCCCAAGATTAGGCTGACGTTGATGGTCGGAGTTGGGGGTGGCATTCCGGACAAGACTCGACTCGGAGATGTGGTTATCTGTTCTCCAACTGATACAAATGGGGGCGTTATCCAGTGGGATAAGGGCAAGGAAGAATACAATGGCTTTAAAAGACAAGGGTGTCTAACTGGCCCACCGACAGCTGGGCTTACAGCTTTATCAAGCTTCGAAGCTGACCCAGACACTTCGCCAACAATGCGCAGTCATCTAAATGGCATTGACAAAGGATTTTTGAAGCTAGAAGCTCTCGAAGATATTCTATTTGAATCGGATTACAACCATGTGAGCGATGCAAAAGATTGCAGTGGCTGCGACAAGGAAAGGATGATTAAAAGAGAGCCCAGGAGTATCTATCCAACGGTCCACTATGGTTTAATCGCAtcaggaaacaaaaaagtcAAAGATTCCAGGCGTCGAGACCAACTCTATAAGGAATATAACAAAAACCTCTTTTGCATAGAGATGGAGGCTGCAGGGCTAATGAATGATTTTCCCTGCGTTGTCATCCGAGGGATCTGTGACTACGCAGACTCACATGCGAACGATAAGTGGCAAAACTATGCTGCAGctgttgcagcagcatgcgCAAAGACATATTTGGGAGTTGTCCCCGAGTATGAAATTCACAGACTTCAGCCAGCGCCAG CTTCAATTACTTCCGGTATTATTCAAAATTCGAGAGAATATGCGGCCAGTTCCTCTCCACCTG TATTAGCGCCTAAAATCTTCGGGAACGCAGAGGTAGTCGAGCCAGAAGCTATCAAATCAAGAGATGCAGACTATTATTCAGATCTTCCAAGCGAGTTTTATTCTAGTTCTCCTCCGATTA CACCCGATAAGCCCAAATTGAAGCATTCAGACTGGACTTATCTGGAATCTGGAGAAGAAATTCGCAATAAAGATCAGCTGTTTCAACAGTTCATGGAAATGTTGCTTCAACATGGAGGGTCTTCTCTTGAAATATTGGCTCAAAAGCAGGGCATTGAAGCTGCATTAAAAACTCAACCATTTACTCCCCAAGATGGAATAGAATGCAAGGGGTATGCAAATGATGACCGTGGCACTCGATTCAACACTACCGACTTTGCTCCAACACAGCCGCTCTCAAATGACGACGACTCTGGTCCATCCCCCGGTATCAAAAGGGGTCAGACTTTCCCTATGGACGAGTATTCCAGTACCAACCGTACGGTTTTGTTCGATGCAATTGTCGAAGGGAACATCACCACTATCAAAAGACTACTTCAGAAGGGCCTTGATCTAGAGATGATTGACGAGTTTGGCCTTACACCTCTTTGGCGAGCAGTAATAAGTGGCCAACAGCATGTTATTCAACTACTCATTGAAAAGGGAGCAAGTATTGAGGCGAAAAATCATCATGGACAGAATATCTTGGGCTGGGCGGTGGCCAAAGACAGAATCGATCTTATTGAATTGCTGggatataattaa